From a single Methanofollis sp. W23 genomic region:
- a CDS encoding Fe-S cluster assembly protein HesB, translating to MQELEGRYGAISWWEAPPEEVLIGAVLTQQTRWENVEQAIATLKEIRCCSVAGVVETEREVIETAVRPTGFYRVKTERLKALCGQVTDLGGVEALAAMPTARLREELLAVRGVGEETADSILCYGFGRLAFVIDAYTRRICRCMGVTVGDAELRRLFEQALPRDAMAYAQAHGRIVEYAKECCKSERGCKTCQVKNLSG from the coding sequence TTGCAGGAACTCGAGGGTCGCTACGGTGCGATATCCTGGTGGGAGGCCCCGCCTGAAGAGGTGCTCATCGGGGCCGTCCTCACCCAGCAGACTCGCTGGGAGAATGTAGAGCAGGCCATCGCCACCCTCAAGGAGATCAGGTGTTGTTCGGTCGCCGGGGTGGTCGAAACTGAGCGCGAGGTCATCGAGACGGCGGTGCGGCCGACCGGTTTTTATCGGGTAAAGACCGAACGTCTCAAGGCGCTCTGCGGACAGGTGACGGACCTTGGCGGGGTCGAAGCCCTCGCGGCGATGCCAACGGCAAGGCTGCGTGAAGAACTCCTGGCGGTCCGTGGGGTCGGCGAGGAGACCGCAGACAGCATCCTCTGCTATGGCTTTGGCCGCCTCGCCTTTGTGATCGATGCCTACACCAGGCGGATATGCCGGTGCATGGGCGTCACCGTGGGCGACGCGGAACTGCGACGGCTCTTCGAGCAGGCGCTCCCCAGGGACGCCATGGCATATGCGCAGGCACATGGTCGGATCGTTGAATATGCAAAAGAGTGCTGTAAATCAGAGCGAGGGTGTAAAACATGCCAGGTCAAGAATTTGTCAGGATAG
- the trxA gene encoding thioredoxin gives MSRPVLTDFFATWCGPCKMQTPILEELKEKLGEQVEIRKVDVDQDMEAAMKYGIRVVPTLVIEKNGQVIQKLEGVTRADALEQYLKPLIEEE, from the coding sequence ATGAGTAGACCAGTGCTGACTGACTTTTTTGCGACATGGTGTGGCCCCTGTAAGATGCAGACGCCTATTCTTGAGGAGCTCAAGGAAAAGCTCGGCGAGCAGGTCGAGATCAGGAAGGTCGACGTTGACCAGGACATGGAGGCGGCGATGAAGTACGGCATCAGGGTCGTCCCGACGCTGGTCATCGAGAAAAATGGCCAGGTCATCCAGAAACTGGAGGGCGTGACCAGGGCCGACGCCCTGGAACAGTACCTCAAGCCCCTGATCGAGGAAGAATAA
- a CDS encoding thioredoxin domain-containing protein, producing MPRIVLIDFYSEWCGPCRAQTAAVDEVAGRLGDLVEVRKVDVAARRDLVSAYRLTTVPTIVIEREGKIVTRLERPVDAETLESLLNSLADDHGTRGDTYE from the coding sequence ATGCCAAGGATTGTGCTCATCGACTTCTACTCAGAATGGTGCGGGCCGTGCAGGGCTCAGACCGCAGCAGTGGATGAGGTGGCCGGGCGGCTCGGGGATCTGGTCGAGGTGCGGAAGGTCGACGTCGCCGCCAGGCGCGACCTGGTCTCGGCCTACCGGTTGACGACCGTGCCGACCATCGTCATCGAAAGGGAGGGAAAAATTGTCACACGGCTTGAGCGTCCTGTCGATGCGGAGACGCTCGAAAGTCTTTTAAATTCCCTGGCCGATGATCATGGAACGCGAGGAGACACATATGAGTAG
- a CDS encoding DUF5518 domain-containing protein, giving the protein MATEEGNFWWGVVVGWVLMMIINIFIPIVGPLVGGFAAGYIAKGGLWNGGMAGLVAGIIGAVIIAILILIGATAFLGGIGLLSGFVVGSLLVVSVFIVNGVLAFIGGAIGGAVAG; this is encoded by the coding sequence ATGGCAACAGAGGAAGGCAATTTCTGGTGGGGTGTCGTTGTCGGATGGGTCCTGATGATGATCATCAATATCTTCATCCCGATCGTCGGGCCCCTGGTCGGCGGATTTGCGGCCGGTTACATCGCGAAGGGGGGACTGTGGAATGGGGGCATGGCGGGGTTGGTCGCCGGGATCATCGGGGCGGTGATCATCGCGATCCTCATCCTCATCGGGGCGACGGCGTTCCTGGGGGGCATAGGTCTCCTTTCGGGTTTTGTCGTCGGTTCACTCCTGGTCGTCAGCGTCTTCATCGTCAACGGGGTTCTTGCCTTCATCGGCGGGGCGATCGGTGGGGCGGTCGCGGGGTGA
- a CDS encoding CxxC-x17-CxxC domain-containing protein, whose protein sequence is MERRGNFGGRRDFGPREMHKAICSDCGKECEVPFKPTEGRPVYCNDCFPKHRKPRY, encoded by the coding sequence ATGGAAAGAAGAGGCAATTTTGGTGGGCGGAGAGACTTCGGCCCCCGTGAGATGCACAAGGCAATCTGCTCTGACTGCGGCAAAGAGTGTGAAGTTCCGTTCAAGCCCACTGAGGGAAGACCGGTCTACTGCAACGACTGCTTCCCCAAGCACAGAAAGCCCAGGTACTGA
- a CDS encoding 4Fe-4S binding protein: MPHVGEGIIMHEDLKAALLQRCRAMEIPLVGVADVERWEEPPFQPWMPEEFYPRHFFPEARSVVVIGLPVHLPALESAPSIWYRETYMTVNALLDQYTYRLAEFLNEEGYPSVFVPRDGYGGIGALLKNPVAFFSHRHAAYFAGLGTFGVNNMLLTPEYGPRVRFGSVLTAAPLPSDPVMTEEVCNRCMRCVEMCPAGALKAEDYPEGLTDKKACAKNSAELEKRRLAPCGVCIKVCPIGRDRAFYDREDASVYGDHTRRPDLHRAWEHVRAYGSR; the protein is encoded by the coding sequence ATGCCGCATGTAGGAGAAGGGATCATCATGCACGAGGACCTGAAAGCCGCCCTTCTCCAGCGGTGCCGGGCGATGGAGATCCCTCTCGTCGGGGTGGCGGATGTCGAACGGTGGGAGGAACCGCCTTTCCAACCCTGGATGCCCGAAGAATTTTATCCGCGGCACTTCTTCCCTGAGGCGCGCTCGGTGGTCGTGATCGGTCTCCCGGTCCATCTCCCGGCGCTGGAGAGCGCTCCGTCCATCTGGTACCGCGAGACCTACATGACGGTGAACGCCCTCCTGGACCAGTACACCTACCGCCTGGCAGAGTTTCTCAATGAAGAGGGATATCCTTCGGTCTTTGTGCCGCGGGACGGGTATGGAGGGATCGGGGCGCTCCTGAAAAATCCGGTCGCCTTCTTCTCTCACCGGCACGCCGCATACTTTGCGGGGCTTGGGACCTTTGGGGTGAACAATATGCTTCTCACCCCCGAGTATGGGCCACGGGTCCGTTTCGGATCAGTGCTCACCGCCGCGCCCCTCCCCTCCGATCCGGTGATGACCGAAGAGGTCTGCAACCGCTGTATGCGCTGCGTGGAGATGTGTCCGGCAGGTGCCCTCAAGGCTGAGGACTATCCCGAGGGTCTTACTGACAAAAAGGCCTGCGCGAAAAACAGCGCCGAACTGGAGAAGCGGCGGCTTGCCCCGTGCGGGGTCTGCATCAAGGTCTGCCCAATCGGGAGGGACCGGGCGTTCTATGACAGGGAGGACGCCTCGGTCTATGGAGACCATACGCGCCGCCCTGACCTGCACCGCGCCTGGGAGCATGTGCGCGCATATGGGAGCAGGTGA
- a CDS encoding GNAT family N-acetyltransferase, whose amino-acid sequence MPERCIVCIPGDPSYLPLVRSGIAHLSSLAGCSEDEAHAVASCVEEVVAHLIAHAFSTRGEEAITLTFERTGEMLEITLREKGAPYDPAVEGPPPGLDQWRTVLDGVAFHTLGAAGKETRLWKRLPPARIPTAEEEAGSPALHGSDAPFACEIRPSHIDEAVAITQRAYLSYGYSYGYEDVYFPDRLKALIRSGQLSSFVAVHDGAVIGHAGLLFGDDPGAAELSLGFVDPPFRRHGVFKRLMATTAHEAERRGLCAVRGQGVCTHPYSQKSVAFLGMSECALFLSHYPVMQFTGIATENQARESVVLLYRYLRRPGPTTLFVPPHHEEMVRTIYRRLGGVPRFETTWECPMEWSDPETRPTVEIEPYGSAQVAVHSYGAETLPSLRAVLRDLCTRRLEVVYLSLPLTDPITRWITGTIEEMGFFFAGVDPSSNGEDRLILQYLNNQVVDYNRVFIGSVFGEEMKEYVRRCDPGEGAGERAPERGV is encoded by the coding sequence GTGCCAGAGCGGTGTATAGTCTGTATCCCAGGTGACCCCTCCTACCTCCCGCTGGTCAGGTCAGGCATCGCTCACCTCTCGTCCCTTGCCGGGTGCTCAGAGGACGAGGCACACGCCGTCGCCTCCTGCGTCGAAGAAGTCGTCGCTCATCTCATCGCCCATGCCTTCTCGACCCGCGGAGAAGAGGCCATCACGCTCACCTTTGAGCGCACCGGCGAGATGCTGGAGATCACGCTCAGGGAGAAGGGGGCACCCTACGACCCGGCGGTCGAGGGACCGCCCCCCGGTCTCGACCAATGGAGGACGGTGCTTGACGGCGTCGCCTTCCACACCCTTGGCGCCGCAGGCAAAGAGACGCGGCTGTGGAAACGGCTCCCTCCCGCAAGGATTCCTACGGCAGAGGAGGAGGCCGGTAGCCCCGCACTCCACGGATCTGACGCTCCATTCGCCTGCGAGATCAGGCCGAGCCATATCGACGAGGCCGTGGCGATCACGCAGCGTGCCTATCTCTCGTACGGCTACTCGTACGGCTACGAAGATGTCTATTTTCCTGATCGCCTCAAAGCCCTCATCAGGAGCGGACAACTCAGTTCGTTCGTCGCCGTCCACGATGGGGCGGTGATCGGCCATGCCGGGCTGCTCTTCGGGGACGATCCTGGCGCGGCCGAACTCTCGCTCGGGTTTGTGGACCCCCCGTTCCGCAGGCACGGGGTCTTCAAGCGACTGATGGCGACGACCGCGCACGAGGCCGAGCGGCGGGGTCTCTGTGCGGTGAGGGGGCAGGGCGTCTGCACCCACCCGTACTCGCAGAAGTCTGTCGCATTCCTTGGGATGAGCGAGTGCGCCCTCTTCCTCTCCCACTATCCTGTGATGCAGTTTACGGGAATCGCTACCGAGAACCAGGCCAGAGAGAGCGTCGTGCTCCTCTACCGCTACCTGAGAAGACCAGGGCCCACGACACTTTTTGTACCCCCCCATCACGAGGAGATGGTCCGCACGATCTACCGCCGCCTTGGGGGCGTGCCGCGTTTTGAGACCACCTGGGAGTGTCCGATGGAATGGAGCGACCCCGAGACCAGACCTACAGTGGAGATCGAACCGTACGGTTCGGCACAGGTCGCCGTCCACTCCTATGGTGCAGAGACCCTGCCCTCGCTCAGGGCGGTCCTTCGAGACCTCTGCACCAGACGCCTGGAAGTCGTCTACCTCTCCCTCCCGCTCACCGACCCGATCACCAGGTGGATCACCGGCACGATCGAGGAGATGGGGTTCTTCTTTGCCGGGGTGGACCCCTCGTCCAACGGCGAGGACCGTCTTATCCTCCAGTACCTCAACAACCAGGTCGTCGACTATAACCGCGTATTCATCGGTTCGGTCTTTGGAGAAGAGATGAAGGAGTATGTGCGCCGGTGCGACCCTGGAGAGGGGGCGGGGGAACGTGCTCCTGAGCGGGGGGTATAG
- a CDS encoding MATE family efflux transporter, which yields MALLKGEPRTAIWKLSGPLVVSMLLLSAFNIVDAIWVSGLGEEALAAVGLAFPLYMIMVGCGEGLGAGVGTAIARRVGRNDRRGANGVAAQGLILAAFLAVVFTVSMVLFSENIFGLFGDGEAAALASVYATIIFGASTIVFFSELAYGVLKGEGDTKRVMEVIIAAEVINFILDPILIYGAGMGVAGAAWATVISLIAEFLVMVYWFFVRKDTYVTLSFRRTPVRWPVISEIVRVSIPNTLGCSLISGVVIVINAILSTIAGDTAIAVYTSGWRVVTFVLVPLFALSSAVMMVAGAAIGAKLYQKLEEVFRYAVRLGVGIGVLLSVAVFVFAPQITLIFTYSEACAGIAPEIVTFLRTVCIFFPAVPLGVLAGAFFMASGRGVASLTVTSLGVGMVSCLAYLLGDVMGFGVAGVWWGIVVGEVVGNAVGFLWMRHELGTLAMRAEEQEYAAPSGCSSGARGTAASQRQGDL from the coding sequence GTGGCTCTCCTGAAAGGAGAGCCCAGGACTGCGATCTGGAAACTCTCCGGCCCTTTGGTCGTCTCCATGCTCCTCCTCTCGGCCTTCAACATCGTGGACGCCATCTGGGTGTCGGGCCTTGGCGAGGAAGCTCTTGCCGCCGTCGGACTCGCCTTCCCGCTCTATATGATCATGGTCGGGTGCGGCGAAGGTCTGGGCGCAGGTGTAGGGACGGCCATCGCCCGGAGGGTCGGCAGGAATGACCGAAGAGGAGCCAACGGCGTCGCGGCGCAGGGCCTGATCCTTGCCGCATTCCTTGCCGTCGTCTTCACGGTCTCGATGGTGCTCTTCTCCGAGAACATCTTCGGCCTCTTCGGGGACGGTGAGGCCGCCGCTCTTGCCTCGGTGTATGCGACGATCATCTTTGGAGCCTCGACGATCGTCTTCTTCTCCGAACTTGCGTATGGAGTGCTGAAGGGAGAGGGGGACACCAAGCGGGTGATGGAGGTCATCATCGCTGCCGAAGTGATCAACTTCATCCTTGACCCGATACTCATCTACGGCGCCGGGATGGGGGTCGCAGGTGCGGCGTGGGCGACCGTGATCTCTTTGATCGCGGAGTTCCTGGTGATGGTCTACTGGTTTTTCGTCAGAAAAGATACCTATGTCACGCTCTCGTTCCGGAGGACGCCGGTCAGGTGGCCGGTCATCTCCGAGATCGTGAGGGTCAGCATCCCCAACACGCTCGGGTGTTCCCTGATCTCGGGCGTTGTCATCGTGATCAACGCGATCCTCTCTACCATCGCGGGGGACACGGCCATCGCGGTCTACACCTCCGGGTGGCGGGTCGTCACCTTTGTGCTGGTCCCGCTCTTCGCACTCTCGTCGGCCGTGATGATGGTGGCGGGTGCGGCGATCGGGGCAAAACTCTACCAGAAACTCGAAGAGGTCTTCAGGTATGCGGTACGCCTGGGGGTGGGGATCGGGGTGTTGCTGAGCGTTGCGGTCTTCGTCTTCGCCCCGCAGATCACCCTGATCTTCACCTACTCTGAGGCCTGTGCAGGCATCGCCCCCGAGATCGTCACTTTCCTCAGGACGGTCTGTATCTTCTTCCCGGCCGTCCCGCTGGGAGTCCTGGCAGGGGCGTTCTTCATGGCCTCTGGCCGGGGGGTCGCCTCCCTCACCGTCACCTCTCTTGGGGTCGGGATGGTGAGTTGTCTCGCCTACCTCCTCGGGGACGTCATGGGCTTTGGCGTGGCCGGGGTCTGGTGGGGGATCGTCGTCGGCGAGGTGGTCGGCAATGCGGTCGGGTTCCTCTGGATGAGGCATGAACTCGGTACGCTGGCGATGAGGGCGGAGGAGCAGGAATATGCGGCGCCCTCAGGGTGCTCCTCCGGTGCGAGGGGGACGGCCGCCTCCCAGCGGCAGGGCGATCTCTGA
- a CDS encoding cupin domain-containing protein: protein MNIINLTEVPVHPNPHHVDARKVYDSKDAVAVVITLKPGETLKQHITPVDVFFYVLEGVGVVEIGDEGARVERDHLVESPAGIPHRWFNDSDQDFRVLVVKVPRPTGATRLL from the coding sequence ATGAATATCATCAATCTCACCGAGGTGCCGGTCCACCCAAATCCCCATCATGTGGACGCCAGAAAAGTCTATGACTCCAAAGACGCCGTCGCCGTCGTCATCACCCTCAAGCCTGGAGAGACCCTTAAACAGCACATCACCCCTGTGGACGTCTTCTTCTATGTCCTTGAGGGGGTCGGTGTCGTCGAGATCGGTGACGAAGGGGCGCGCGTGGAGAGAGACCACCTTGTCGAGAGCCCGGCAGGGATCCCGCACCGGTGGTTCAACGACTCTGACCAGGACTTCAGGGTGCTGGTGGTCAAGGTGCCGCGGCCGACAGGGGCTACAAGACTGCTCTGA
- the cooS gene encoding anaerobic carbon-monoxide dehydrogenase catalytic subunit translates to MEPERISYHASVKRAYERLKKDGISNVWDRYEAQGLGGDPDQRCAFCTGGVRCDFCSNGPCRADAAQDKRGVCGISADGMAMRMMLLRNVMGASTYHYHCEQTVRTLRETARGRTPYRIQEPEKLADFARRLGVLTGGEDAEVALRLCDFLERDFHRHTEEESVIVERLAPRERRKVWQDLGIFPGGIYGEMMRTTSSCLTNVDGSYLSLARKALRLGVAMAYQSQVVLETLQDCLFGTPKPHSIRVDLGVLDPDYVNLLPNGHEPFLGFALVERARDPAWQAAAEAAGAKGIRVIANIETGQEMVQRLQVDEVFWGYTGNWIMQEAVLATGAVDVFVADMNCSLPLDPAYAEKYHFKLVPVSELVAFEGVENRVDYDPVQADAQAARLLQMGIENFKGRHGTVEPLAGLPVGEAVAGFSPESIAAALGGSLAPLLEAIKDGRIQGVVALVSCTTLRDQGQDVHSVTVAKELIARDILVLSMGCGNAAMQVAGLCSPEAAALAGPGLKKICTGLGIPPVLSFGTCTDTGRCADLVATIADALGGVPVPALPVAVAAPEYMEQKATVDAIFALAFGLYTYVNPVPTVTGAPNLVALLTDEIQGLTGGVLALEKDATAAADGIAGHIREKRAGLGI, encoded by the coding sequence ATGGAACCAGAACGGATCTCATATCATGCGTCGGTGAAGAGAGCGTATGAACGCCTGAAAAAAGACGGCATCTCGAATGTCTGGGACCGCTACGAGGCCCAGGGACTGGGCGGTGACCCTGACCAACGGTGCGCCTTCTGCACCGGCGGTGTCCGCTGCGACTTCTGCTCCAACGGTCCCTGCCGGGCCGACGCCGCACAGGACAAACGCGGGGTCTGCGGGATCTCGGCCGACGGGATGGCGATGCGGATGATGCTCCTGCGCAATGTGATGGGGGCCTCGACCTACCACTACCACTGCGAGCAGACGGTGCGGACCCTGCGCGAGACGGCCCGCGGCCGGACGCCATACCGGATCCAGGAGCCGGAAAAACTCGCCGATTTTGCCAGGCGACTCGGTGTCCTCACCGGCGGCGAGGACGCCGAGGTGGCGCTGCGTCTCTGCGACTTCCTGGAGAGGGACTTCCACCGACACACCGAGGAGGAGAGCGTGATCGTCGAGCGGCTCGCCCCGCGTGAACGGCGGAAGGTCTGGCAAGATCTCGGGATCTTTCCTGGCGGGATCTATGGGGAGATGATGCGCACCACGAGTTCGTGCCTCACAAACGTGGACGGGTCCTACCTCTCGCTCGCCAGAAAGGCGCTGCGCCTCGGGGTGGCGATGGCCTACCAGAGCCAGGTGGTCCTGGAGACCCTGCAAGACTGCCTCTTCGGTACGCCGAAACCCCACTCAATCAGGGTCGACCTCGGCGTCCTGGACCCGGACTATGTGAACCTCCTCCCGAACGGTCACGAACCTTTCCTCGGGTTCGCGCTGGTGGAGCGTGCGAGGGATCCGGCCTGGCAGGCGGCGGCAGAGGCGGCCGGGGCGAAGGGGATCAGGGTCATCGCCAATATCGAGACCGGGCAGGAAATGGTCCAGCGTCTCCAGGTGGACGAGGTCTTCTGGGGGTATACCGGGAACTGGATCATGCAGGAGGCGGTGCTCGCCACCGGGGCGGTCGATGTCTTTGTGGCCGACATGAACTGTTCACTCCCGCTCGACCCGGCGTACGCGGAGAAATATCATTTCAAATTGGTCCCGGTCTCCGAACTCGTTGCCTTCGAGGGGGTCGAGAACAGGGTGGACTATGACCCGGTGCAGGCCGATGCGCAGGCGGCCAGGTTGCTCCAGATGGGGATCGAGAATTTCAAGGGGCGGCACGGCACCGTCGAACCGCTCGCCGGGCTCCCGGTGGGGGAGGCGGTCGCCGGGTTCTCCCCGGAGAGCATCGCCGCCGCCCTCGGTGGGAGTCTTGCCCCGCTCCTCGAAGCGATCAAAGACGGGCGCATTCAGGGCGTCGTCGCCCTCGTCTCCTGCACCACTCTCCGGGACCAGGGGCAGGACGTTCACTCGGTCACGGTGGCGAAGGAACTGATCGCACGCGACATCCTTGTCCTCTCGATGGGGTGCGGGAACGCGGCGATGCAGGTCGCCGGACTCTGCTCTCCCGAGGCCGCTGCTCTGGCCGGGCCTGGACTGAAAAAGATCTGCACCGGCCTTGGCATCCCGCCGGTCCTCTCCTTTGGGACCTGCACCGACACCGGGCGGTGCGCCGACCTCGTCGCAACGATCGCCGACGCCCTCGGCGGAGTGCCGGTGCCCGCCCTGCCGGTGGCGGTGGCGGCCCCCGAATACATGGAGCAGAAGGCAACGGTCGACGCCATCTTCGCCCTTGCCTTCGGGCTGTACACCTATGTCAACCCGGTCCCGACCGTGACCGGGGCGCCGAACCTCGTTGCCCTGCTCACCGACGAGATCCAGGGACTCACCGGCGGGGTGCTGGCCCTTGAGAAGGATGCGACGGCGGCGGCCGACGGGATCGCCGGGCACATCAGGGAGAAGAGAGCCGGGCTTGGAATATGA
- a CDS encoding DUF1254 domain-containing protein codes for MRTLLAEEKRYEELVGLARDAYLYGYPLTECVRTMTQMTRGIEGAMGAPVNAFWHADQLLDPAFRQVVSPNNDTLYSVAVVDVGPEPMVLHLPDTHGRYYVMQCVDAWTNNFAYLGRRATGTEEGVYAFVGPEWGGTLPRGVAGIRAPTDLMGIIGRTEVSGADDVPAVRALQQQYTLTPLHAWPETPPDLGNRRHDDWAFPAPRPGVRADLLVWEEMRVWMQAYPPPADEGEYLDRFALLGLTEKESPYLDPEPEIAAVLTLGRTAAEKVIRTYIRSALPKVNGWLYTTHLWDYNTRFFEVGTVQEEAWTSGNFMRRAAAARAGLFGNHGYEAAYPWTYEDGEGDLLTGERHYLLHFDHLPPVGAFWSVTMYSSPDYLLVENPIGRYSIGDRTPGLQYHDDGSLDLYIQYDPPGHEKESNWLPAPEGEFRPIMRMYQPDQAVLDGSYLLPPIRRVD; via the coding sequence TTGAGAACGCTACTGGCAGAAGAGAAGAGATATGAGGAACTTGTCGGGCTTGCACGGGATGCCTATCTATACGGCTACCCACTGACCGAGTGCGTCCGCACTATGACTCAGATGACCCGCGGGATCGAGGGGGCGATGGGCGCCCCGGTGAACGCCTTCTGGCATGCCGACCAGTTGCTCGACCCGGCGTTCAGGCAGGTGGTCTCGCCCAACAACGACACCCTGTACTCGGTTGCGGTCGTCGACGTGGGGCCCGAACCGATGGTTCTCCATCTCCCAGACACCCATGGGCGTTACTATGTCATGCAGTGCGTGGACGCATGGACGAACAACTTTGCATATCTGGGTCGGCGAGCGACCGGGACAGAGGAGGGGGTCTATGCGTTTGTCGGGCCAGAATGGGGGGGGACTCTTCCCCGGGGCGTGGCCGGGATCAGGGCGCCGACCGACCTCATGGGCATCATCGGGCGGACCGAGGTGAGCGGGGCCGACGACGTGCCCGCGGTCCGCGCCCTCCAGCAGCAGTACACCCTCACCCCTCTCCATGCCTGGCCAGAAACCCCCCCTGATCTCGGAAATCGACGTCACGATGACTGGGCGTTCCCTGCACCCCGCCCTGGCGTCAGGGCCGATCTCCTGGTCTGGGAGGAGATGCGGGTCTGGATGCAGGCCTACCCGCCCCCTGCCGACGAGGGTGAGTACCTCGACCGTTTTGCCCTGCTCGGACTCACCGAGAAGGAGAGCCCGTACCTCGACCCAGAACCGGAGATCGCCGCGGTGCTGACCCTCGGGCGGACCGCGGCCGAGAAGGTGATCCGGACATACATCAGGAGCGCTCTCCCGAAGGTGAACGGGTGGCTGTACACCACGCACCTCTGGGACTACAACACCAGGTTCTTCGAGGTCGGGACAGTGCAGGAGGAGGCATGGACCAGCGGGAACTTCATGCGTCGTGCGGCGGCAGCGAGGGCCGGGCTCTTTGGCAACCACGGCTACGAGGCGGCATATCCCTGGACCTACGAGGACGGCGAGGGCGACCTTCTCACCGGCGAGCGCCACTACCTCCTCCACTTCGACCACCTCCCTCCGGTCGGCGCCTTCTGGTCGGTGACGATGTACTCCTCGCCCGACTATCTCCTGGTTGAAAACCCCATCGGCCGCTATTCCATCGGCGACCGCACTCCAGGACTGCAGTACCATGACGACGGTTCGCTCGACCTCTATATCCAGTACGACCCGCCAGGGCATGAGAAGGAGTCGAACTGGCTCCCCGCACCTGAAGGGGAGTTCAGGCCGATCATGCGGATGTACCAGCCCGACCAGGCGGTCCTGGACGGGTCGTACCTCCTCCCGCCGATCAGGCGGGTCGACTGA
- a CDS encoding PIN domain-containing protein has translation MTKVFIDTNLFLGLYDAGEDFKTVMGEIERLKPDLILPETVLDEFLRNRDRLLGHHARELRRAASAVQDPPSFLESSPEAAVYEEASEGYVHALLALAQKVEAMITEKRDDPVWVAIEHLATDPEVRVIRWTGEHLGRAQSRKLVGNPPKNERGQTVGDEVIWEILLDEAKDDLIVITRDQTYRNHLSFLIHEFKQRTAHRLIVDDRISAALRATDREPSGALLMLEGEG, from the coding sequence ATGACCAAGGTCTTCATTGACACCAACCTGTTCCTGGGGTTGTACGATGCAGGCGAGGATTTTAAGACGGTCATGGGGGAGATCGAACGGTTGAAGCCAGACCTCATCCTCCCCGAGACTGTCCTCGACGAGTTCCTCCGCAACAGGGACCGCCTCCTGGGACACCATGCACGAGAATTGAGACGTGCCGCCAGTGCCGTCCAGGACCCACCTTCTTTTCTCGAAAGTTCGCCTGAAGCCGCCGTTTACGAGGAGGCGTCCGAGGGGTACGTCCATGCTCTCCTGGCGCTCGCCCAGAAGGTCGAGGCGATGATCACCGAGAAGAGAGACGATCCCGTATGGGTGGCCATCGAACACCTTGCCACCGACCCAGAGGTGCGGGTGATCAGGTGGACCGGTGAACACCTGGGACGGGCCCAGAGCCGCAAACTCGTCGGCAACCCCCCGAAGAACGAGCGGGGCCAGACCGTTGGGGACGAGGTGATCTGGGAGATCCTGCTTGACGAGGCAAAAGACGACCTCATCGTCATCACCCGCGACCAGACCTACCGGAACCACCTCTCCTTTCTCATCCACGAGTTCAAACAGCGGACCGCCCACCGTCTCATCGTCGACGACCGGATCTCCGCGGCCCTGCGGGCGACAGACAGGGAACCGTCAGGGGCACTGCTCATGCTCGAAGGCGAGGGATAA